Below is a genomic region from Lemur catta isolate mLemCat1 chromosome 15, mLemCat1.pri, whole genome shotgun sequence.
AAGAAAACTGAGttatcctcccccaccccaggcctctcctCTCAGGTCACCCCTGCCTGACAGTACCCCTGCTGCTGTCTGTCTGGTAAGGGAGGAGCTCCTCTAGCCAAGACTGCTCCACACTAATGCTAATGGTGGACACCATGGGGATGACCCTGCATGGGGCTCCAGCTTGGACCAAATGATCTCCAGGCTCCCAACCAGCTCCAAAGTTCAGGAATTGCCCTCATAGGCCCAGGCCAGCCCTTTCCACCATTGTCCCCCAGAAAACTGGGGCTACTCACCCAGCAAGGCCTGGAAGAGGTCACTGTGCAGCACCGTGAGGAGGGGGGGTGCCCACCGCAATAGTGGAGGGGCCAGGAGCCAGAGGGCTGACCTGGGAGCTGGTGAATTGCAAGTGACAGAGGATTGGGACAAGGAAGAGACAAACACTGTCACCTCATTTACCCCAGCCTTTTCTCTTTCACCCCAGGCCCTGTGGAAAGATTCAGGGAGAAAGATCCCAGAATCCCAGCCCCCTGCTTCTCTCTCAGGCCTCCCCTCCACAAGGACCCTTGTTTTTCACCTCTTGGTCTCTGGgacatctctctcttctctcactttAATCTCCCTAATCCGCCAGGATTGGACTTGagctgccttctccccacccaaTTCTAGCTGTTAATAAAGTAGGCAATCTCCGAACTGACCAGCTGTTCCATTCTTCCCCAGGTCCCTAGGCACCGCCACCACCTTGGCCCCCTCTCCCCAAAGCCAGGCATAACTTAGCCACAACTTCCTGAGGGACCAGGGAAGAGTGTCTCCCCCAActcaaaaagaaaggaagctgAGCCCAGCTCTTTCTCCTCCTGGGCCTGATCCTAGTGGGAGTTGCACAAAGAGAGGTATAAATTGCTTGGGACCTCTTGACCCAGGGCTAGAGAAGTGTGTGTAGGAGGGACACATGAAAATTCCTATAGTTCCTCTCAGGCCTGGAAGAATCCTGCCCAAAGGTCTAGCCTGGTCTCTGGAAGGAacagaggacagaaagaaagatGTTCAGGGAGGTCTCAGAGGCTTTAAGGGAGAGGCAATGAACTTAGGGGGTCCTTCCTACCGTGAAATTTTAGATGTTCCAGGAGTTAGTGACACCTCCTCGGTCTTAGAACACACTTGGGACATTCACACCCCAGCTTgaatcatcaccaccaccatacCCTCCCTTTTGTGTTAGTGGAGACAGATTTCATGAGGAACCCCAAAGAGTCGTCTTTTCCTACCTCTACATCTGGTATCTCTATCTTACACTTCTCTCTTCCCACTTCTCCCTTCTAACTCCCCCTGGGAAGTCCTCCATTCGGTCTACCTCCATCCCTCTGGCTGCAGCAGCCTATGCTCCTCCCTCTTCCGTCCCATCGTATCCCACCACCCCTTCAAGGGACTAGACTCTAGTTCGGACAGGCAGGATGAAGGAGTTTGAGGGAGACAAGGGACGCTTGGCGATCACTCTAGGTCAGCCAGAATGCAGGGGCCGGGAGACCCAGAACTACAGCTCCCAGCATGCCCTGCTGCCCGGAAGCCCCGCCCCCACAGCCCGGTGCATTGTGGAGAATGAGTCAGGGCTAGGGGCACCGAGACTTGGGCAGGAGGGACGTGAGAGCTAGGTCAACGCCCAGGGCAGCGGCGGCCAGAGAGCTCGGAGATGGAGGCGGTTCGAACGGTCTCGGGCGCGGGGCGGCTGCTGCTGAGGCTGAGGGGCGGAAGGTCCGTGTATGACATGAGGGACGAGGGGCAGCGGGTCTGGGGACCCGGCCAAGACTGAACCCCTACTCCCCACAGCTCATGGCCCAGTGCGCTCCTGGGGCAGCCCTGGCTTTGCCTTGCCCGGCGACCCTATGCCAGTGGGGCCGCCCAGGTAAGTGACAGTGGCCTTGGTAGGGGGATGTAGGAATCCGGACCGCTTCGGCCCCCATGTCCCTTCCGCCGGCAGGTGTCCCTCTTTGTGCGAGTCACCTGCCGACAGCTCTGGCACCGAAAGTAGGTGAAAGGGCAAGCCAGGGTGCCCTGGGATGAAACTGGGTGAAAGGTAATCGTACCCGCCCAGTCCCCCCGCTCTGTGCTCTCCTTGGCACACCGGAAGGCCCTTCATCTGTCTTGAGAATCATCTCTTTCCCCAGACAGTTCGGGAAAAGTCAGATTCCCTCTCCTCTGAAGCATCGACCAGGGAAAAACGGGCCAAGGCGGTATGTAGTCCCAAGGCCGCTGGGAGGACCTAACCCAGGGCAGACCCACCTCAGGCAGCTCCCTGaagctcccttctccctgcccaggAATCTAAGTCCTTTGCTGTGGGGATGTTCAAGGGCCAGCTCATCACGGATCAGGTGTTCCCATACCCGTCTGGTAAGGAAAGGAAAGGATCATcagagctggggagggacaggATGGTTTTCCCTGACAGCCTCACCTGACCGGCCTGGCCGGCCGCCTGGCCCCCTACCTTGCAGTGCTCAACGAGGAGCAGACACAATTTCTCAAAGAGCTAGTTGGGCCTGTGTCCCGTTTCTTTGAGGTGAGCAATGACTGGGTTTGGTCCctgatggggtgggggaagataTTAAGGAGCTTACATGGAGCCTGGCTGTGGCATCCATGTGCCTTCCCCAGGAGGTGAATGATGCTGCTAAGAATGACACTCTGGAGATGGTAGAAGAAACCACTTTGCAGGGCCTCAAGGAGCTCGGGGCCTTTGGTCTGCAAGTGCCCAGTGAGCTGGGCGGTGTGGGCCTCTGCAACACCCAGGTGAGGGGATTCCCCTCTCCACTTCCCAATATCCCCATACTCCAGCTTGGCAGATTCACCTCTTTCTTCATCCGTAGGGCTAAGGTCTTTTTCAAACACCTGCCCTGGGGGCCTATGAAACATACACACTCACCCCTGTAACAAGACAATCTACACGCACCTCCTTCTGGTTCCCAAGTCCTTATAAATCTCTAAGTTGGGGAATGCCTAACAAGAGGATAGTAGGTAGTTTCCCTCCTACCAGACTTTCATggtctggcttccttcactccACACTCATTCTGTGAGGATGGCCCACATCAGGGCCTACCCTGTTGCCCACACTTTCCTGCTAAGGGCAGATCCCCATGAAGCTAGTTACAGCCCCAGACGCCTACTTCCCCTCCAGTATACCCGCTTGGTGGAGATCGTAGGCATGCATGACCTTGCCGTGGGCATTACCCTGGGGGCCCATCAGAGCATCGGCTTCAAAGGCATCCTGCTCTTTGGCACGAAGGCCCAGAAAGAAAAGTACCTCCCCAAACTGGCATCTGGTAAGATAATTCTAGGAGACCCAGGGATTGGGGGTGTCCTGGGCTTGGTACTGATTAGGCCAGTTGGCACTTAGATCACTGCATAGCTGGGCATTTTAGTTGGGGGTTATAAACTGGATGTTGCCAGAGGCATTAAGGGGGAACtgcctggggagaggaggaagccaGCTGAGGGAACTCTGATCCCCAACAGGACTCATGGTAAAGGAGCACTCTCCCCAACAGGAGAAACTCTGGCCGCTTTCTGTCTAACCGAGCCCTCAAGTGGGTCAGATGCAGCTTCCATCCGAACCTCTGCTGTGCCCAGCCCCTGTGGAAAATATTACACCCTCAATGGAACCAAGATTTGGATCAGGCAATCTTCCCATTTCTCCCCTTTTCCCACCTCTGCCCAGTTCCAGGCCCCACTGCTCTGGGTCCTCCATGTCCTGACCGCCCTCTCATTCTTCCACAGTAACGGGGGCTTGGCAGACATCTTCACAGTCTTTGCCAAGACACCAGTTACAGATGCAGCCACAGGGACCGTGAAGGAGAAGATCACAGCTTTTGTGGTGGAGAAAAGCTTTGGGGGTGTTACCCAGTGAgtgggtttggggaggaaggaccAAGGAGGCAGTACAGTGCTTGGGAGAGACGGTTGTTACAGGTCACCTTGGGAGGGTGTGCAAAAGCCAAAGCAAGTAGACAGCATGTTCCCTTTGAGATTAACATGTATAGAACTGATGTAAAGTATTGGCTCTAGCAACCTTGTCCAACATGTGGAAGCAGGACATAATGAACCTCCCTAGTCCTCAGTGCATTTAGCAAGTGTTCCCAGAACCCCAGTAGCAATCTGTTAAACACACCTCTGCTTTCTTGTCCTGCCCTGTCACAGTGGGCCCCCTGAGAAGAAGATGGGCATCAAGGCCTCCAACACAGCAAGTGTATTCTTTGATGGAGTACAGGTGCCAGCAGAGAATGTGCTGGGTGAGGTGGGGGGCGGCTTCAAGGTTGCCATGCATATCCTCAATAATGGAAGGTTTGGCATGGCCGCGGCCCTTGGAGGGACCATGAGAAGTATCATTGCCAAGGCGGTGAGTACCCGACCTAAGTCACTAGTTAGCCTGAATGTGAGTAACATGATTATCCTCCTTTCCATGTGTTCCTATTCCCATGCAGGTGTTCCCCACAGCAGACCCTGCCCCCTAGCAGCTCCAGACCTGCTAGCTTAGGTCTCCATCCACCTTGGAcccatccccagcccctctcctagGGAAACTGCAGAAACAGTGAACCACAGTGGGATGCATGTACCCTCTTCCAGGTGGATCATGCTTCGAATCGTACCCAGTTTGGGGAGAAAATTCACAACTTTGGGCTGATCCAGGAGAAGCTGGCCCGGATGGCTACGCTGCAGTATGTGACTGAGGTGAGGGCCCCTTTCCCTGGAGCGCTGAAGCTTTCTTCTCAGTCGGTTAGACTACAACCCCCAGCAGCACCTGGGGCAGTGGGTCTCCAGCTTTACACCAATGCCCTAGGGGATGCGGGGAGGCATAGCCAGCTCAGCTTCTGCAGAAGGACAAGAGCAATGCTGTTCTGCTGAGGTGCTTCCCAGAGGTGCCAGAAGTTAactctacccccaccccacccctttcaAGAAGTCAAGTGCCTGGAAGCACCAATGAACTGATTCAGGGGGCCAAATATTTAGATGTGCCTGACCTGACCACAGAGTTAAAGGTGAATAGAAGGGCCTGGGGAGCTAGGCCAGACCTGGTCTGAGAGATTTGGTGATCAGGTTGAGTCCAGTGCAGCCCTTTTCAACTTTCCTTTCCATGTTCCAACCATGCAACCTCAGTCCATGGCTTACATGGTGAGTGCCAACATGGACCAAGGATCCACGGACTTCCAGATAGAAGCCGCCATCAGCAAAATCTTTGCCTCGGTGAGGACCCAGGCATGCTGGGAGGGAAAGTCCAGTTTGGGATCTCAGCCCTAAAACCGATCTCATCTGGTTCTTTGTCCCTAGGAAGCAGCCTGGAAGGTGACAGACGACTGCATCCAAATCATGGGGGGCATGGGCTTCATGAAGGTACAGGGTGGTCCTTTTTGCATGGAGCCTCAGTTGGGCTGGGAATGGGTAGGCACATCTCAGCAGGAGCTTATGATCTGTCTTCCCCGGTGGTAGGAGTCTGGGGTAGAGCGGGTGCTCCGAGATATTCGCATCTTCCGCATCTTTGAAGGGACGAACGACATTCTCCGGTTGTTTGTGGCTCTGCAAGGCTGTATGGTAAGAAAGGAGAATAGGGGGAAGAGGTGGGGAGGACAATGAGTCCTGATTCTTGGACCCTCCTCCCTcataggaaaaaggaaaggagctCTCTGGGCTTGGCAGTGCTCTTAAGAATCCTTTTGGGAATGCTGGCCTCCTGCTAGGAGAGGCAGGCAAGCAGCTGAGGAGGTAGGTTTGAGGGTGcagcggggcggggcagggcaggatGATGTATGGCAACTGACCATTCTCCCCCTTCTCCTAAGACGGGCAGGACTGGGCAGTGGCCTGAGTCTCAGTGGAATCGTCCACCCAGAGTTGAGCCGAAGTGGCGAGCTGGTGAGTGGTCAAGGCGGGGGTGAGGCTGTACCCAGAGCTGCTGGTGCGGCTGTTCTGAGCCCTGCGCACCTTCCCCATCTTCTCAGGCAGTGCAAGCTCTGGAGCAGTTTGCCACTGTGGTGGAGGCCAAGCTGATAAAACACAAGAAGGGGATTGTCAGTGAGTGAGCTCAGCCTGTTCCCAcccccctcctttcctctccctcaaattaatgccccccacccctcccatctaCCTGACAGATGAACAGTTCCTGCTGCAGCGTCTGGCAGATGGGGCCATTGACCTCTATGCTATGGTGGTGGTTCTCTCCAGGTGAGGCGGCAGTGAGGGAGACGTGTGCCACAGGAGGGGATGGGCCAGGGTCACAGTCCAGATTCATTTTCTCCTCCTGCTTCCCACCAGGGCCTCAAGATCCCTGAGTGAGGGCTACCCCACAGCCCGGCATGAGAAAATGCTCTGTGACACCTGGTGTACTGAGGTGAGACTCAGGCTGCCAAGCATAGGTGGGGTCTCAAGGCACAAGCCTGaacctctccttccctctctcctcaggCTGCAGTCCGGATCCGGGAGAACATGGCAGCTGTGCAGTCTGACCCCCAGCAACAAGAACTATTCCGGAACTTCAAAACCATCTCCATGGCCTTGGTGGAGCGAGGTGGCATGGTCACCAGCAACCCGCTCAGCTTCTGAGTActcccagccagggcctggcctgTTTATGTGCcttctcttaagccaaagccaaGGCCCCTTTCCTGGGAGCAGTTTGCCCTGAAGGGCCTGTTGCTCCCAGAACTGTGCCTGCTCTCAGGAGCACTTACTGCCTCACACATTATAAAGTTTCTAACAAGTCATGCTTTGCTGCTGTCTCAGTTCTTTCCCTCAGCTGCCTGCTTCCCTCCCAAAGAAAGGAGCCAGAGGCGTGGGGAGTTTGCCTCTATTGCTTTATTCGGTGTTTTATACAAGCGACTAAAATAAATAGAGTAACAAAGGCAGCTACATGGCCCCAAATGCCAAATACCCCAGCTTTCTTGGACTGCTGTCTAGGGTGACcaacccccttcctcctcccagggtACCACTGACCACCGCCCACCCTTTGCAGCAGGGCAGAGCTGACTGGGCAACTAGAGGAGGAGGTCACATTCTGGGGTTAGAAAACAGGTCCCAGAAGATGGGGATTCTTCATATAAAAGAggaaatgtctattaaaaaaatagtccCCAAAATGTAAAAAAGTCTATTTTAACCCCCAAAAAGGCTTATAAAAAACAGTAAAGCTAAAAATAACCGAAGGTCCCTTGTCTACCCctgagagaagggggaggaaccAGGCACTGCTGGTGAGAGTCACAGTGGCAACAACTCCACAGCAGCCGGCAGGCTGAGCCCAGGCACTGCGAGGAGTAAGGAGTGTGTGATTGACAAGACACCTAATCACAGAACAGGAGCCCCAAGCTAAGACTGGATGGGCCCAGGGTAGAAACCCAACATGACCCCACAGTGGGCTCTACATAACATCCACAAAGAACTCACTGGGGTTGCCCATGGCCATGTGGAAGCTTTGGCGGCTGGCTGTCAGTTCTGGGGGCACAGAGCCCAGGTCTCTGACTGGAGGAGCCCCAGGGGGCTGCACTGCTGGGGGTACAGGGGGTGGGGGCATCATGACCACCATCATGGGGTTATAGGGGAGGGCCATGCCAGGGGGTGGTCCATAGGGATGGAGCCCTGGGTGGGCTCGGAGATTCGGAGCACCCCCAGTTGAGCCTCTGGAGGGGAGAGGACCCCCATCACCAGTCCcaccaggttccccaccccaccgGATGCTGCCCCCTCGGCTGGATGGCTCAGACTCACTGCCACTGCCAGACTTGGACTCGGGGGCCCGCTCCTCGGGCCTCCCTGTGCGCCCTGCCCCCCCATCACTTCGTGTCGACTCACTGCTCCGGCTGCCTGTGG
It encodes:
- the ACADVL gene encoding very long-chain specific acyl-CoA dehydrogenase, mitochondrial isoform X1, with amino-acid sequence MEAVRTVSGAGRLLLRLRGGSSWPSALLGQPWLCLARRPYASGAAQTVREKSDSLSSEASTREKRAKAESKSFAVGMFKGQLITDQVFPYPSVLNEEQTQFLKELVGPVSRFFEEVNDAAKNDTLEMVEETTLQGLKELGAFGLQVPSELGGVGLCNTQYTRLVEIVGMHDLAVGITLGAHQSIGFKGILLFGTKAQKEKYLPKLASGETLAAFCLTEPSSGSDAASIRTSAVPSPCGKYYTLNGTKIWIRQSSHFSPFPTSAQFQAPLLWVLHVLTALSFFHSNGGLADIFTVFAKTPVTDAATGTVKEKITAFVVEKSFGGVTHGPPEKKMGIKASNTASVFFDGVQVPAENVLGEVGGGFKVAMHILNNGRFGMAAALGGTMRSIIAKAVDHASNRTQFGEKIHNFGLIQEKLARMATLQYVTESMAYMVSANMDQGSTDFQIEAAISKIFASEAAWKVTDDCIQIMGGMGFMKESGVERVLRDIRIFRIFEGTNDILRLFVALQGCMEKGKELSGLGSALKNPFGNAGLLLGEAGKQLRRRAGLGSGLSLSGIVHPELSRSGELAVQALEQFATVVEAKLIKHKKGIVNEQFLLQRLADGAIDLYAMVVVLSRASRSLSEGYPTARHEKMLCDTWCTEAAVRIRENMAAVQSDPQQQELFRNFKTISMALVERGGMVTSNPLSF
- the ACADVL gene encoding very long-chain specific acyl-CoA dehydrogenase, mitochondrial isoform X4 gives rise to the protein MEAVRTVSGAGRLLLRLRGGSSWPSALLGQPWLCLARRPYASGAAQTVREKSDSLSSEASTREKRAKAESKSFAVGMFKGQLITDQVFPYPSVLNEEQTQFLKELVGPVSRFFEEVNDAAKNDTLEMVEETTLQGLKELGAFGLQVPSELGGVGLCNTQYTRLVEIVGMHDLAVGITLGAHQSIGFKGILLFGTKAQKEKYLPKLASGETLAAFCLTEPSSGSDAASIRTSAVPSPCGKYYTLNGTKIWISNGGLADIFTVFAKTPVTDAATGTVKEKITAFVVEKSFGGVTHGPPEKKMGIKASNTASVFFDGVQVPAENVLGEVGGGFKVAMHILNNGRFGMAAALGGTMRSIIAKAVDHASNRTQFGEKIHNFGLIQEKLARMATLQYVTESMAYMVSANMDQGSTDFQIEAAISKIFASEAAWKVTDDCIQIMGGMGFMKESGVERVLRDIRIFRIFEGTNDILRLFVALQGCMEKGKELSGLGSALKNPFGNAGLLLGEAGKQLRRRAGLGSGLSLSGIVHPELSRSGELAVQALEQFATVVEAKLIKHKKGIVNEQFLLQRLADGAIDLYAMVVVLSRASRSLSEGYPTARHEKMLCDTWCTEAAVRIRENMAAVQSDPQQQELFRNFKTISMALVERGGMVTSNPLSF
- the ACADVL gene encoding very long-chain specific acyl-CoA dehydrogenase, mitochondrial isoform X2; translation: MEEVKVNLTMTGKKTAHLGRDQGRSHLNPDSPYRTVREKSDSLSSEASTREKRAKAESKSFAVGMFKGQLITDQVFPYPSVLNEEQTQFLKELVGPVSRFFEEVNDAAKNDTLEMVEETTLQGLKELGAFGLQVPSELGGVGLCNTQYTRLVEIVGMHDLAVGITLGAHQSIGFKGILLFGTKAQKEKYLPKLASGETLAAFCLTEPSSGSDAASIRTSAVPSPCGKYYTLNGTKIWIRQSSHFSPFPTSAQFQAPLLWVLHVLTALSFFHSNGGLADIFTVFAKTPVTDAATGTVKEKITAFVVEKSFGGVTHGPPEKKMGIKASNTASVFFDGVQVPAENVLGEVGGGFKVAMHILNNGRFGMAAALGGTMRSIIAKAVDHASNRTQFGEKIHNFGLIQEKLARMATLQYVTESMAYMVSANMDQGSTDFQIEAAISKIFASEAAWKVTDDCIQIMGGMGFMKESGVERVLRDIRIFRIFEGTNDILRLFVALQGCMEKGKELSGLGSALKNPFGNAGLLLGEAGKQLRRRAGLGSGLSLSGIVHPELSRSGELAVQALEQFATVVEAKLIKHKKGIVNEQFLLQRLADGAIDLYAMVVVLSRASRSLSEGYPTARHEKMLCDTWCTEAAVRIRENMAAVQSDPQQQELFRNFKTISMALVERGGMVTSNPLSF
- the ACADVL gene encoding very long-chain specific acyl-CoA dehydrogenase, mitochondrial isoform X5; protein product: MFKGQLITDQVFPYPSVLNEEQTQFLKELVGPVSRFFEEVNDAAKNDTLEMVEETTLQGLKELGAFGLQVPSELGGVGLCNTQYTRLVEIVGMHDLAVGITLGAHQSIGFKGILLFGTKAQKEKYLPKLASGETLAAFCLTEPSSGSDAASIRTSAVPSPCGKYYTLNGTKIWIRQSSHFSPFPTSAQFQAPLLWVLHVLTALSFFHSNGGLADIFTVFAKTPVTDAATGTVKEKITAFVVEKSFGGVTHGPPEKKMGIKASNTASVFFDGVQVPAENVLGEVGGGFKVAMHILNNGRFGMAAALGGTMRSIIAKAVDHASNRTQFGEKIHNFGLIQEKLARMATLQYVTESMAYMVSANMDQGSTDFQIEAAISKIFASEAAWKVTDDCIQIMGGMGFMKESGVERVLRDIRIFRIFEGTNDILRLFVALQGCMEKGKELSGLGSALKNPFGNAGLLLGEAGKQLRRRAGLGSGLSLSGIVHPELSRSGELAVQALEQFATVVEAKLIKHKKGIVNEQFLLQRLADGAIDLYAMVVVLSRASRSLSEGYPTARHEKMLCDTWCTEAAVRIRENMAAVQSDPQQQELFRNFKTISMALVERGGMVTSNPLSF
- the ACADVL gene encoding very long-chain specific acyl-CoA dehydrogenase, mitochondrial isoform X3; protein product: MAQCAPGAALALPCPATLCQWGRPVREKSDSLSSEASTREKRAKAESKSFAVGMFKGQLITDQVFPYPSVLNEEQTQFLKELVGPVSRFFEEVNDAAKNDTLEMVEETTLQGLKELGAFGLQVPSELGGVGLCNTQYTRLVEIVGMHDLAVGITLGAHQSIGFKGILLFGTKAQKEKYLPKLASGETLAAFCLTEPSSGSDAASIRTSAVPSPCGKYYTLNGTKIWIRQSSHFSPFPTSAQFQAPLLWVLHVLTALSFFHSNGGLADIFTVFAKTPVTDAATGTVKEKITAFVVEKSFGGVTHGPPEKKMGIKASNTASVFFDGVQVPAENVLGEVGGGFKVAMHILNNGRFGMAAALGGTMRSIIAKAVDHASNRTQFGEKIHNFGLIQEKLARMATLQYVTESMAYMVSANMDQGSTDFQIEAAISKIFASEAAWKVTDDCIQIMGGMGFMKESGVERVLRDIRIFRIFEGTNDILRLFVALQGCMEKGKELSGLGSALKNPFGNAGLLLGEAGKQLRRRAGLGSGLSLSGIVHPELSRSGELAVQALEQFATVVEAKLIKHKKGIVNEQFLLQRLADGAIDLYAMVVVLSRASRSLSEGYPTARHEKMLCDTWCTEAAVRIRENMAAVQSDPQQQELFRNFKTISMALVERGGMVTSNPLSF